The following proteins are co-located in the Nilaparvata lugens isolate BPH chromosome 14, ASM1435652v1, whole genome shotgun sequence genome:
- the LOC111045574 gene encoding zinc finger protein 271-like, with translation MESTVKSEPMDSAEWPEDMADVKVEIDIDYTMSWLGKQEILHEEQVTSIPVKVNETTLHDEGVDMEKNECKEKGQLSSKETTLLTAHIKLDCNEVLDRISTASNQRQNSNNDFEPSLAGSGSDSSAEEEGEGSKEEVRGEEGFEEERVLCKTKIEKPNMCCFCGKSFSRSSHLTVHMRSHTKEKPYPCTVCTKMFSTSSQLTVHMRSHTKEKPYPCTVCTKRFSTSSDLTVHMRTHTKEKPYPCTVCTKRFSTSSDLTVHMCTHTKEKPYPCTVCTKMFSFPSQLTVHMRSHTKEKPYPCTVCTKRFSTSSDLTVHMRTHTKEKPYPCTVCTKRFSTSSDLTVHMCTHTKEKPYPCTVCTKMFSFPSDLTVHMRTHTKEKPYPCTVCTKMFSKSSHLTVHMRSHTKEKPYPCTVCTKRFSTSGEVTVHIRHAHTKEKPYPCTICTKRFSTSSDLTVHMRTHTKEKPYPCTVCTKMFSTSSDLIVHMRTHTKEKPYPCTVCTKMFSTSSHLTAHMRTHTKEKPYPCTVCTKMFSTSSHLTVHMRSHTKEKPYPCTVCTKRFSTSSYLTVHMRSHTKEKPFQCSV, from the exons ATGGAGTCTACT GTAAAGTCTGAGCCAATGGATTCTGCTGAATGGCCAGAAGACATGGCCGATGTCAAAGTTGAGATTGACATAGACTACACCATGTCCTGGCTTGGCAAGCAGGAGATTCTGCATGAAGAACAG GTGACATCCATCCCAGTAAAAGTGAATGAAACAACTCTTCATGACGAAGGCGTAGATATGGAGAAGAACGAATGTAAAGAAAAAGGACAACTATCCAGCAAAG AGACAACTCTACTCACTGCCCATATCAAACTGGATTGCAATGAAGTGCTAGATAGAATTTCCACAGCATCAAACCAAAGGCAGAACTcaaataatgatttt GAGCCATCATTAGCTGGCAGTGGGAGTGATTCCTCTGCAGAAGAGGAGGGAGAAGGTAGCAAGGAAGAagtaagaggagaagaaggtttTGAAGAAGAGAGGGTGTTAtgcaaaacaaaaattgaaaaaccaaATATGTGTTGTTTCTGTGGAAAAAGTTTCTCCAGATCTAGTCATTTGACTGTTCATATGCGTTCTCACACTAAAGAGAAGCCTTACCCATGTACAGTCTGTACAAAAATGTTCTCCACTTCTAGTCAATTGACTGTTCATATGCGTTCTCACACTAAAGAGAAGCCTTACCCATGTACAGTCTGTACAAAAAGGTTCTCCACATCTAGTGATTTGACTGTTCATATGCGTACTCACACTAAAGAGAAGCCTTACCCATGTACAGTCTGTACAAAAAGGTTCTCCACTTCTAGTGATTTGACTGTTCATATGTGTACTCACACTAAAGAGAAGCCTTACCCATGTACAGTCTGTACAAAAATGTTCTCCTTTCCTAGTCAATTGACTGTTCATATGCGTTCTCACACTAAAGAGAAGCCTTACCCATGTACAGTCTGTACAAAAAGGTTCTCCACATCTAGTGATTTGACTGTTCATATGCGTACTCACACTAAAGAGAAGCCTTACCCATGTACAGTCTGTACAAAAAGGTTCTCCACTTCTAGTGATTTGACTGTTCATATGTGTACTCACACTAAAGAGAAGCCTTACCCATGTACAGTCTGTACAAAAATGTTCTCCTTTCCTAGTGATTTGACTGTTCATATGCGTACTCACACTAAAGAGAAGCCTTACCCATGTACAGTCTGTACAAAAATGTTCTCCAAATCTAGTCATTTGACTGTTCATATGCGTTCTCACACTAAAGAGAAGCCTTACCCATGTACAGTCTGTACAAAAAGGTTCTCCACTTCTGGTGAAGTGACTGTTCATATTAGGCATGCACATACTAAAGAGAAGCCTTACCCATGTACAATCTGTACAAAAAGGTTCTCCACTTCTAGTGATTTGACTGTTCATATGCGTACTCACACTAAAGAGAAGCCTTACCCATGTACAGTCTGTACAAAAATGTTCTCCACTTCTAGTGATTTGATTGTTCATATGCGTACTCACACTAAAGAGAAGCCTTACCCATGTACAGTCTGTACAAAAATGTTCTCCACTTCTAGTCATTTGACTGCTCATATGCGTACTCACACTAAAGAGAAGCCTTACCCATGTACAGTCTGTACTAAAATGTTCTCCACTTCTAGTCATTTGACTGTTCATATGCGTTCTCACACTAAAGAGAAGCCTTACCCATGTACAGTCTGTACAAAAAGGTTCTCCACTTCTAGTTATTTGACTGTTCATATGCGTTctcacaccaaagagaagcctttCCAGTGTTCAGTCTGA